The genomic stretch CTGGCGAGTGCCAGAAGCTTAGCCCAATACGCATGTCGCTGcccaatgtttttttttttttttgttcaatgCTGATAAAGAATAAAACCATTTTCACTTAATAACCTAGTGGCTGACAACCCCCAGCGTGAGTCAGCCCACCGTCCCATTCAAGGGTCTTGAATGGTCGCgtatctatataaatattttctttatgaGATCCTGACGTGACTGAGCTCTATCCCAGCATTAGAACTACTTCACAAGAGCGAGTTTTCTAGTCATGAATAGTCAGCAGTTTTGCTGACGTGTGCACCTTTTCTTGGTGGCAAGCTCAATAAATGCTTCTTTAAAAAATCCATGACAACCTTGGCAAAAGTGGCTCGTATTGCTCTGCCCGCGAGGATCCATTTATAATACGAATGTGTGAAAAGGAGAAAATATTGTCGAAACACTGATGTCTGACGTTAGTTACAAAAAACGTAGATTTTCTTAGActcttaatatttattattgttgtgtAATAATTGCATAGCTGAAAATTATCTAATTCTTATATTTGAGTTTAAAGAATAAACTAAAAATCTGCTAGTGGCTGCAACATCTAAATAAtgctggttttatttttaatgacatcttgatatcttaaatatttaaatggctTTTATTCATGAAATTTACGGAAAAAACTTTACGAAGATTGCACAAAAGAGATTAATACTTTCTTACCTGCGATGTGGTTAAAATCACCTtagattgttttttttccgTTCCAGTAAATATCATTAGGGAATTCAAGTTTGGAGAAAATGATATAATAGAATCGTATCCGTAGGTACATAATACATTTCTTGAGCGATGTTCCAGTAGATGAATACCTTTTTGATCGATTGCTAGCCAAAGCGTTCGAGGCCAGTTTGTTGTGAAGCTTTGCtagaatatataaaaatatttgattcaGAAACTCCATTCAAATTGAATGCTCTTCACTTTAgcaataaaactattaatataaatatgatgTATTGTGTTAAGGTAGGATCCGCCAGATGTagtttaaatatgaaaacacaGTGTATTCTTAATATTCCTGGAGCATAGGTCCGTTTATTTTGGTTGTCAATTTCATTGTTTCAGTTGTCAAAATTCAACTGATTCTTAAAGCTAATACAATATTCCTCTTAGGCTATGAAGTACGCCTTAGCTGCTTGGTGAAGCCGGCAGGCCCACGGATGGCCATTTAATTACTCTGGCACGGACTACTTTGGACCGTTGCAAGTGACGATCGGACGATAAGAGGAGAAAAGGTTGGTCGTGCTATATTCTTGTCTAACCACTAGGGTTATCCTAATCGAATGGAACCCGTCTGCAGGAGGCGGATGGGAGCGTGGTGGTCCAAATGAATAAAGAAGGTGCTTGTGCACTCCGAGCAGAATATGATACCTAAGGAGCACGTGCTGGAGATCTTTCTCGTCGAAGCCGAGAATGTAGTTAATTCTTGCCCTCCGACCTATCTGCCTGTTACGGCGGACCAGGATGTACCCCTAACGCCGAATAACAATCTGAAAGGAATAGCAAATGTTCCCGATCTTCCCGGCGACGACGGACATACGCCTTATAGGTGCGGCACAAGAAAGCCGTAGCGTGTCGCACGGATGTTAAGAGACCGATTTAGGAACGATGGGCACATGAGTATCTATCCACGCTGGTCCGCAAGGAGAAGTGGTGCGCAGGAAGAAGTAGTGCGAGCATGTCGAGCCCATACGTCTAATTCGGTCATTCCTCGTAGAAAATGGAGTAATGTCGTCGTGGAGAAAGTGTACCCCTTTAATTACATCGAAAGTTTTAATGTGTCAAGTGCACAGAAAGTAAAAATTTCTTACTGTGTTTCCAATTCAAAAAAAGTAAATCATAAGGTTTAAAGCAAAGAATACGATTTTTGAAGACGACTTTTGGAGCTGGCTCTGTCGCATTTATGTTTAAAAGCCAGAGAGCGGCGCTTTTGCCGACCACCGCACACGTACTCTGATGAatgtaaattttgaaaatattaaacttcatagaatttaaattaatattattgttgAGCGTTACTTACGTTTTTACTTAACTTTACTTTACCTACGTTACTTGTAGAGTATACTATAATAGGGTATACTGTAACAGATCTCTCTGTACTTATTTAACGTGGCTTGTTCCAATCGAATGATTACAACCACGACGTTCATATATGCACATAAAGGCGCATGTGTGTTCAAATAAAGCGATGAGCCACCGCCCCCGCTAGAGTAAACTCAGAGGTACCAATTGGGTTGCACACTTGTCGGGTAATGCAACCCGCTTTGGTGAAGGGGATCTGTCTAGCTTAAGCAACCACAGTCACCATAAAACTCCAACAAGAGGACCTACCTCACATGAGCGGGGTTGGTTAAGTGTGTTAAACTTCAGGCATAACATGATATGCCGTCTATGCTCATCCCATGGTACCGATTGGGCTCGGTGGGCACCCCTTTTTCGGCTCCGACAAGCCCGGATTTGGAGACACCTGATTTTGTTACAAGTTTCGGCTTTCAGCATGGAACTGACAACCCATTCGCCACTCCTTGGTGCATCCTTTCCTGCCGCCTTTGGAAGAGACCGCATATACAGTCTCACTGTCTCTCGCGTCCGTGATACTCCAGAGACATCCCAAACGCCATATTTGCGTCTTATTCCGAGCCCATTGACTTATCGCAGATCCGCATATAGCAAACATGCGTTGCCAGTCTTCAAAATCATCACAGCATAGACACGCGGGAGTTACCAGTGTCTCCTGCAGCTggggtgtgagtgtgtgtgttgataTATTTGAATCCAAGTAATAAAATAAGCGACTGCTCTGATTTGTGTCTCAAAATGAACTGATCTCTCCTTTATTAGTCGAGAAAAACTTAAGCTAAAAGGTTTACAAGAATGTGCTGCGTTCTCATTGTCCGaaatgctgctgcggcagttCTAGTTTTGTTTACCAGAACTGTCGCAATCGACATCCTGTCCACTGCTGCGTCAGCATTGCAACAGTGTTGGAGTTAGTGGAGCGATGAACTGCTCCTAGGTGGCTTGGCGGGTGGTACCGAATTGTATATACTCTGTATAGGCGATTCGGTAACTCGGGCGTGTTGCTTAGACCTCTATTATCCAGAAAAGCGTTCAACGATCCGTGGCCCGTCAACAAAAATCCGGAGCGTAGCGAAATGTAtttaacaggcagaaggaacagtttccgactatataaagtatatatattcttgttcAGGATCAACATGGGTCaaaaaacttgcgctgcgactttgtctctagaatctgtatgctgtATCTAAACCTTCAAGCTTtaatagttcctgagatctcgaggTTAAtgcagacagacggacatggccagatcgactcggctattgatcctgaccAAGAAcatttatactttatttggTCGAAAATGCTAAGATGAAGTTTATTATAGTTTAAACGTAATACTCCTTTAGAGTCATGTAACGcatagttagatctacaataatttaaaaatacgggcttatagtttctagtgaatctacttggaacaaACTAGCTTAGCCGACCAGCCATATCGGGACAATCAACCAtaaataagcttacaaataaagactgtttcaagtatagttctacggttagctaaGGTTGAAGGTTGATTAATTAACATTAGTCTACTAGAATAGGAAGCTAATTTAAGATGAGCATCCCAATTTCGGCGCCGTAAGGCCAACAGTTAGAAGTTTATTAAACCAATTTAATGCGGTTCGAGTGACCGCAGAATCGGACGGACTGGCGAAATGCAAAGGGTTTTAGTTATGTAAGGACTATCAAATTCCTTTCCTTGTCTGCtgagctgttgttgttgtggccctTGATGCCGTTGGACGATTCGGGGGGAGTGGGGAAGGTGTAGTGGTAAATCGCGCGACTCCCACGGCCACACTATGATTCGCGAAAAGACTTACGCGACATAgaaacgagcacataaacgaggagataaatacaatattaaacaagagagaatgctatagtcgagtttcccgactatcggataccctttactcagctagtgtgagtGAGAACgtgaaatttaatcatttttctgAGACATCAAttgatattggggaataaaatgagaaaaagcCGCCGAATGACCAGttcggcggctttagggcgttagagtggtcGTGgataaaagtttttggcaaatttacacgactaagaacattataaaaaatatccaaacattttttgtaaaatgtgaGAGTAGCAGTTTTTGGGCGTAAGAGcgtggcaaaaacttttttagcAACTCGATAGAAATCTTAAAGTTCTGGGCTACAATCCACTGCGGAAACTTGGCCCGCAATTGGCGGTGCTTATAGAGATGGCACTACTATTGACGTATTCACACACGTAGGGTTACCTAAAACTGAGGAGCTCCAAGGGATTAAAAGGGATGTGCATCTAAATGTAGATGTGTGATGTTTCCCTGCCAGGCTTACTAGCTTTTTCGCGACCCAAAGTTAAACGGCACGACTACGACAATTCAGACTCGCGATTGACTCCGAATTGGGTGACAAATTCAGGTAAGTGTTACAGaattatttacacaaaaacagcctaattgaataatatatCCTAGCACCAGCGGTTGACGGCCTTTGTAAACAATCGTGGCGGTCGACGTCTTCGGACTGTCCAAGGAATCTACGGGAATCAATGGTCCTTGAAGGCTCCTGATCCGAGGAACGCGGTCCTCCGCGCGCTCACCTGTTCAGACTCACCGTCGGCATCGGATTCGCCTCGGGGCAGATGGTGACTCACTGGTGTAGCGGACAAGTAAGTTTCCAAAATATAGCTTAATTTTCAGCGGCGAAATATACGCATTCTGCCGTAAcggaatatttattttgcgacTTTCAATGTAATATTCGGCGGGGCCCTTTATATCGGCACCCCGGTTATTCTaggaaaaattgaaaaaaaaaacaaaagagaatgctatattcgagttccccgactttCAGATACCTATTACTCAGCTAGTaagaatgcgaacgcgaaatttcttaatttttctgggatagatatagatatatagatatagatagatattggggaataaaatgggaaaaaaatttaaaaatggtttataaATGTGGATGAAAAAGTTTTGgacggttttagggcgttagagtgggcatggcaaaaaagatatcaatagaaatttacaagactaattaaattttatcaaaagtgtgggcgtggtagTTTTGTGCGCTTTGttggcgttagagtgggcgtggcaacatgggtcaacaaacttgcgctgcgtctttgtctctagaatctgtatgttGTATCTTAAcgttctagcttttatagttcctgagttGAGACGTTAATACGGACAGATGAACATGGCCatatcgactcggctattgatcccgATCAAgaatatagtcggaaacgcttccttctgcctgttacataccaTTCAACGATTCTATTATATACCCgcttactctacgagtaacgggtataataaatACCTTAACGTGGAACTAAACTTTTATACTctctatttttaataatttcactCACACATTTAATAGTCGGTATGGCTCCGATTAAGCtatgatttgcatttaatcaTGGTCCTCGCCATATTCCTAATCCTCTCCCAACTTGGGTCATCGGACATAATCCGGGCCGTTTAAGAGTAATCCCGGAGCGAAGATTTGCGAAAGTGTGAGCGTAGCAGTTTTTGGCGGTTTATGGGCTTTAGATTGTGTGTGCCAACATGTCTCTGGAAGCTGCGTGCATAATCTCAACaatctagcttttatagttcttgAGAACTTCTAAAAATAACTGTTTGGTCTTGCCGCCGCCAGCAATTCCTAAAgctatttgtaaaatatatatctttgtTATCTATGCATATCAGCCCCATCAGcatctatctctctctctctagtAGAGACTcgtaattttcaattaaaagccatcttttgtgaaattattattataatttatttttatagcgACAAATTATTTGGCTGCGAACAAATTCGCCGACAAGTATGCTAGCTGTTAAGAAATCATACGTAGTGTCTGCTGTCGACTTAGCTAATAATAAAGCTTATtagctaaatattttttgatccCGACGTGAtttgtacataaataatacattgtgtaaattatataattatataatataattataatttaatgacCGAAGGTAATGACGTACATATTTGGGTCACCCAAAGCCGGccaattcaattatttcataaaacaccaaaaaaataaagcaattcaTTGATTTCCATACTGTATGCCATCTGCGCAGTATGCCTTTTTTGGCAACGGTACTTAGCCATTCTTTTAAACAAAGgtaaaaaaatcgtatggcggTACACATCTTGTTCAAAGACACTGGAAcaacaagatgcgtaacgccaaACGATTTTTTGACACACGATTTTTTTtggcgtggctctagaggtggctccaggctctctcgaatttttgttcgagagagagagagagcggagagcgttACAGCGAACAGCTCTTCTACTAATACTGTATGTGTGCAAGTTGACAATGCATTgtcaaaaatttataatatttgaggCAAGACTTTATGAGAACTGCAAAAACACCACGGTGGCGACCAGCTGGATGGTTTGATTGGTGAATGTCATATGTCAACATAATATCAATGTGATGATATGAACATACAGATCCAGCTCCAGAGCCTTATTGGCCAGTCTATTTGCGTTCCACAGTCCGATTTTGAGTCCAATTTTGAGTCCAATATTACCCATGCATGGGTATGGCCATGGTTAGATTTGATGAACGGCGAGAAGGCCAGAGATTACTTGCTCATGTTTCTGGCGCATGTTGAGATATGAGGTCAGTGATGAGAGTCATAATGGACATAATTGTTAAGCTGTGTCACAAGGGCCGACATTTTTTCATAAGATATGCTATCTGAACATTTGTTCTTGTCGCTGCCATTGCTTGTTAGTTGCGTCTGCTGGTTGCGATACCATTGCTGTCTTTTCTGGTTCTGCTTCCGGCTCCTACTTTTTAGTGGAGGAAATTCTTGCAATTCAAGGCGACTTGTCCATTGCTATTGTTGCCTCTTAGAGCAGCGGACGCAATAGTTGGTTGTAGAGGAGGGCTACGATGGGATGTATCACCTCTACGTCGACTAACTATCTGCTGGTAGACAAGAAACGCGTGTAGCTTGCTGTATAATTACAGCCACAGTTGGAGTTCCGTGAATGACATGCTGGTGACCACATCTAACACAGAGAACTTCTTTATGTCAGTTATTTTTTGTGTGATTAAAGGATTGGTACCGATGGCATTGCACGTCATACTTTTCTTCCACACAAAATGCGACGCGAATCCCTTGGCGACAGAGTGTCTTATGCTCATGTATTTTCTTATAGTTGGAAACGGGACCAAATTCAACAAAGACTTGGTTGAGGAGCTTTGTTTTCTTGAAACGACTTCTAGGTCTATTGATTAAACGCACAACGTGGCCCAGCGAGGTAAGGCTTTCCTTAATGTCATCATCAGAAACAGAGTGCTGAGTGCCTCGGATTATTATGCGGAATAATCTTTCCCCTTTTTGCCAGGTATGAAATGGTACTTTTTTAAGGTACGCATTTTCGTTATAGCTCTGTACCCATTTGAGTCTGAAACCAGGCTTGAaatcacaatttttttttagcttaatTAGGGTGTTTTGTGAAACGCTTGCACTTTGCTGCTGCCAGAGGTCTGATTTGGGTTGGCGAAGCTGTTTATGTTGACTTGGTGGTCCACACATCTCGCTCAGCCGATGTGGAGGATCGAGGATCGCTGCCGGCTTGATACGCGAGTAGATAGAAGCGATAGTTTCTAGTAAATCGACTTGGAACAGTTTAGCCGACTAACCAACCGACTAATCCAGGACAATCAACTtcaccacgaataagcttacaagtaaagactgttccaagtatcgttctacggttagctaaGGTTGAAGGTTGATTACTTAACattagtctactggaatatgAAGCAAATATAAGGTGagcatcccaatttaggcgccgtAAGGCCAACAGTTAGAAGTTTATTAAACCAATTTAATGCGGTTCGAGTGACCGCAGAATCGGACGGACCTGCGAAATGCAAAGGGTTTTAGTCATGTCTggatcatcaaattccttagaccacccttttataaaaccaagcacacccttGACCCTATTGACAATAGAAGAAATATGATATGAAAATGTATGTTTAGGGTtcagaagaacaccaagatcataAGCCCGCTTTATTTTGTCCACAGAGCaccacttagagtgtaagtcgcGTATTGGGTATTGGGAGCCAAGTTTAGTACGctatcacggcaccatatttgaaagcaATATAGATCGGATGGTAAGTCCAAATGTCAAGAAATGTTCTTATACTGAAGGCAcaatttaacatcgtctgcgcACACACGTAGTCTGCTTACACGAGAATTTTTTATTCCTAAGGGAACGcgttaatatataaaaagggAGCGCACTAAGGTGGCTTCCTTGTGagacaccggatgtgactcggagaatacaaGAAAGAGAACTAATAAGGAGGTATATaaggaaatgaaatgagaaaaaatttaaaagttgttCCGAAGTGTAGGTGTGACCGGTTTGGTGGCTTTAAGTGGGCTTGGCAGGATGTGGTGCCAAGTCGCACTCCATCTTCTTTTGCGATGCACTGCAGCGCCTTTTACGACCAACTGAGCATACAGTCGTAGAGTTATTGCCACGCCAGAATACGGGAGTACTCCTTATCTAAAGTTCCGATTGCCTCCGATTGGCCAACTCGTCCTAACGGACACGCTTCATCATGGTGACGATGATAACGTGAGCCACGTCCCAAACGGTTTTGTCCGCCATCATAGCGGCAACCAGGCCTCTCGGGCTGAGAGGTGACCCAGCGAGCGCCACGAGTTGCGCCCTCTCCTCGACGAACCTGGTGCAGTGCAGAAGGATCTGCTATCTAGATAGGTTTTTTTGGTGGTAACGTAGCTCCAGATAAGCGCTCCAAAGGCAGCGTTGCCTTTGAAACCGCCACTAATAGTCTCCTAGCCGGCAATCTGGGTCCTCCCACGTTGGGCATGATTCTCGCCAAGGCTTCTGCTGTCATTGCCGCTTTTTTGCTGGCATACATTGCGTGAGCCTTGAACGAGAGCCTTCGGTCTATTAGAACCCCAAGGTATTTCAGCGTTTCTGCTGAGGCGATTTCGACTCCTTTGACTTCAACACGCATGCACTCAACGGACTTTCTGCTGCTCAACAGGACTACTTCGGTCTTATGCGCAGCTATTCTAAGTCCTACTTTCTCGAGCCATTCTATGACCGCCCTGATTGCCTCGTTACATTTTTCCTGGAGCTCCGGTATTGTCTTGGCGACCGCTGTTACCGCAACGTCGTCGGCGAAGCAGTGCAGCTAAACACCTCTGGGCTTGCTAATGCTCAGTATTCCATCGTACATAATGTTCCAAGATCGGTCCTATTACCGACCCTTGGGGAACACCTGCGGAGACTTGGTGGCTTCTTGGACCAGCTTCTGTTTCGTACCATAACACACGGTCCCTGAAGTAGTTCCCAATTACACCTCGTATATAGTCGGAAATGCCCAAGTTGCGCATTGCGCCGAGGATATTGGGCCATCTCGCTGTATTGAATGCGTTCTTGACGTCTAGCGTAATGATGGCACAGTACTCCTTACTGCCGCCTAACCAACGGTTACTGTCGAGTGCTTTCCTGGCAGCGACTGTTACTGCTTTGAGAGCGTCGAGCGTACTTTTCCCCTTCCGGAAGCCGTACTGTTGGCTCTGAAGGCCTGTGGGACTTTCAGTTATTAGCTCTATGCGCGCGTAGAGTATGCGCTCAAAGAGCTTGCTAACAATGTCCAACAGACACAACGGTCGGTAACTGCGAGGTTCATTTGCCGGCCCCTTGCCCCCAGCTTCATCTTTTTCCAGCGCTTGGGGAAGACTCCGTCTAACAGACATTGTTGGAATGTATCCCTGAAGACCTCAGGTCTTGAGGTGGCGGCTGCTTTGACGATCACGCCCGGGATACCATCAATGCCCAGAGTTTTGTTAGATCTGATCCTCTTTGCTGCTTCGACGACTTCGCATGTCGTGATGCACGGGAAGTCAGAGGCGGGGGGGTCAACAGCGGGTTGCCATAACGTGTGTTGGCTTGGAAATAGTTCCGACACGATGTTAGCCAGGGCGGCTGGGTCCTGCGGAGATCCTGCACCAGCGGAATTGAGTTTTTTCGTTACGATTTTGTAGGCG from Drosophila simulans strain w501 unplaced genomic scaffold, Prin_Dsim_3.1 Segkk87_quiver_pilon, whole genome shotgun sequence encodes the following:
- the LOC120285683 gene encoding uncharacterized protein LOC120285683, translated to MRSLPKAAGKDAPRSGEWVVSSMLKAETCNKIRCLQIRACRSRKRGAHRAQSVPWDEHRRHIMLCLKFNTLNQPRSCEQSFTTNWPRTLWLAIDQKGIHLLEHRSRNVLCTYGYDSIISFSPNLNSLMIFTGTEKKQSKVILTTSQAYQITTLIREYSEAAKDMK